Proteins from a single region of Sesamum indicum cultivar Zhongzhi No. 13 linkage group LG5, S_indicum_v1.0, whole genome shotgun sequence:
- the LOC105161902 gene encoding PHD finger protein ALFIN-LIKE 4, which translates to MDVGAHNNPRTVEEVFRDFKGRRNALIKALTTDVEEFFQQCDPEKENLCLYGFPNEQWEVNLPAEEVPPELPEPALGINFARDGMQEKDWLALVAVHSDAWLLSVAFYFGARFGFDKADRKRLFNMINDLPTIFEVVTGAAKKQVKDKSSISNNHSSGSKSKPNSKSSKSSKTQAKDEEEEEEGLDEEEEDEHGETLCGACGENYASDEFWICCDICERWFHGKCVKITPARAEHIKQYKCPTCSNKRARP; encoded by the exons ATGGATGTAGGCGCGCATAATAATCCTCGTACGGTGGAAGAGGTTTTCAGGGATTTCAAGGGCAGACGGAATGCCTTGATCAAAGCTCTCACCACTG ACGTTGAAGAATTTTTCCAGCAGTGTGATCCTG agaaagaaaatctttGTCTTTATGGATTTCCTAATGAGCAGTGGGAAGTCAATTTGCCTGCTGAAGAGGTGCCTCCTGAGCTTCCTGAACCTGCTTTAGGCATAAACTTTGCCAGAGATGGAATGCAAGAAAAGGACTGGTTGGCTCTTGTTGCTGTCCACAGTGATGCATGGCTACTTTCTGTTGCTTTCTATTTTGGTGCCAGATTTGGTTTCGATAAAGCTGACAG GAAACGTCTGTTCAATATGATAAATGATCTTCCAACTATCTTTGAAGTTGTCACAGGAGCAGCAAAGAAACAAGTAAAGGATAAATCATCTATCTCGAATAACCACAGCAGCGGTAGCAAATCCAAGCCAAACTCAAAATCG AGCAAATCATCCAAGACCCAAGCAAAGgacgaggaggaggaggaggagggacTGGAcgaagaagaggaagatgaGCATGGGGAAACCTTGTGTGGAGCATGTGGTGAAAATTACGCGTCAGACGAGTTCTGGATTTGCTGCGACATATGTGAGAGATGGTTCCATGGCAAGTGCGTTAAGATCACACCAGCAAGGGCCGAGCACATCAAGCAGTATAAATGCCCGACATGTAGTAACAAGAGAGCACGCCCTTAA
- the LOC105161903 gene encoding protein bem46 isoform X1 encodes MVSYVSALLYGVGGIVMAGMALLVTFQEKLVYVPVLPGLSRSYPINPARFRLLYEDVWLTSSDDVRLHSWFIKPFPDFRGPTVLFFQENAGNIAHRIEMVFYMLQSLQCNVFMLSYRGYGASAGFPSQHGITLDAQAALDHLVQRTDIDTSRIVVFGRSLGGAVGAMITRNNPDKVAALILENTFTSILDMAGVVFPFLKWFIGSSSKGLRVLNLLVRSPWSTIDVIGEIKQPILFLSGLQDEVVPPSHMEMLYVKAAAHNQQCLFVEFPTGHKTSDNGDEDSFWSSH; translated from the exons ATGGTGTCTTACGTGAGCGCGTTGCTCTATGGAGTTGGCGGAATTGTGATGGCGGGTATGGCATTGCTGGTTACTTTTCAGGAGAAGCTCGTGTACGTGCCTGTCTTGCCTGGACTCTCTAGATCCTACCCTATAAACCCTGCCCGCTTTCGCCTCCTATACGAGGACGTCTGGCTTACATCCTCCGATGACGTCCGCCTCCACTCCTGGTTCATCAAGCCCTTCCCCGATTTTAGAG GTCCAACTGTTCTCTTTTTCCAGGAAAATGCAGGAA ACATCGCTCATCGCATTGAAATGGTTTTTTATATGTTACAGAGTCTGCAATGCAATGTTTTCATGCTTTCTTATAGAGG TTATGGAGCTAGTGCAGGATTTCCTTCGCAACATGGTATTACATTGGATGCTCAG GCTGCATTGGATCATCTGGTTCAGAGGACAGACATTGACACTTCCAGAATTGTAGTCTTTGGAAGGTCGCTTGGGGGAGCTGTTGGTGCTATGATTACCAGAAACAACCCGGACAAG GTGGCTGCATTAATATTGGAAAACACTTTCACATCCATCCTGGACATGGCTGGAGTTGTATTCCCATTTCTGAAGTGGTTTATCGGAAGTAGCTCAAAGGGTCTCAGAGTCCTCAATCTTCTAGTTCGTTCTCCATGGAGCACCATCGATGTCATTGGTGAG ATCAAACAACCAATCCTTTTCCTCTCTGGACTACAAGATGAGGTTGTTCCCCCATCGCACATGGAAATGTTATATGTTAAAGCAGCTGCACACAATCAGCAGTGCTTATTTGTAGAATTCCCTACGGGACATAAGACCAGTGACAACGGAGACGAAGACTCTTTCTGGTCATCCCACTAG
- the LOC105161903 gene encoding protein bem46 isoform X2 translates to MVSYVSALLYGVGGIVMAGMALLVTFQEKLVYVPVLPGLSRSYPINPARFRLLYEDVWLTSSDDVRLHSWFIKPFPDFRGPTVLFFQENAGNIAHRIEMVFYMLQSLQCNVFMLSYRGYGASAGFPSQHGITLDAQAALDHLVQRTDIDTSRIVVFGRSLGGAVGAMITRNNPDKVAALILENTFTSILDMAGVVFPFLKWFIGSSSKGLRVLNLLVRSPWSTIDVIGELSS, encoded by the exons ATGGTGTCTTACGTGAGCGCGTTGCTCTATGGAGTTGGCGGAATTGTGATGGCGGGTATGGCATTGCTGGTTACTTTTCAGGAGAAGCTCGTGTACGTGCCTGTCTTGCCTGGACTCTCTAGATCCTACCCTATAAACCCTGCCCGCTTTCGCCTCCTATACGAGGACGTCTGGCTTACATCCTCCGATGACGTCCGCCTCCACTCCTGGTTCATCAAGCCCTTCCCCGATTTTAGAG GTCCAACTGTTCTCTTTTTCCAGGAAAATGCAGGAA ACATCGCTCATCGCATTGAAATGGTTTTTTATATGTTACAGAGTCTGCAATGCAATGTTTTCATGCTTTCTTATAGAGG TTATGGAGCTAGTGCAGGATTTCCTTCGCAACATGGTATTACATTGGATGCTCAG GCTGCATTGGATCATCTGGTTCAGAGGACAGACATTGACACTTCCAGAATTGTAGTCTTTGGAAGGTCGCTTGGGGGAGCTGTTGGTGCTATGATTACCAGAAACAACCCGGACAAG GTGGCTGCATTAATATTGGAAAACACTTTCACATCCATCCTGGACATGGCTGGAGTTGTATTCCCATTTCTGAAGTGGTTTATCGGAAGTAGCTCAAAGGGTCTCAGAGTCCTCAATCTTCTAGTTCGTTCTCCATGGAGCACCATCGATGTCATTGGTGAG CTTTCCAGCTAG
- the LOC105161904 gene encoding protein Brevis radix-like 4 — protein sequence MLTCIARSKQPSEDSSSIDHLPPEKFNSNGTPTKQAIKTLSSQIKDMALKASGAYRHCAPCANQPAAQQRRSGSYDAGESDAALALDKFRWSYRRTGSSSSNSSSTAGRRELEARLKGISSGEGTPASASGRRVDPVVFVEESEPKEWVAQVEPGVLITFVSLPRGGNDLKRIRFSRDMFNKWQAQRWWSENCEKVMELYNVQRLDRQAFPVPSAPRSEDDNSSKMESIEDSPVTPPLGRERLPRTLCRPTGTGMEYSSSDSFDHQSMHSRSNYDSCGVASTPKLSSTSGAKTETSSMDASMRTSSSRDAGDISISNASDLETEWVEQDEPGVYITIRALADGRRELRRVRFSREKFGEMHARVWWEENRARIHKQYL from the exons ATGCTTACATGCATAGCACGTTCGAAGCAACCGAGCGAGGACTCATCGTCGATCGATCATCTGCCTCCAGAAAAATTCAACTCCAATGGCACTCCTACAAAACAAGCCATTAAAACGCTCTCCTCTCAG ATCAAGGATATGGCATTGAAGGCGTCGGGTGCGTACCGCCACTGCGCGCCGTGCGCGAACCAGCCGGCTGCTCAGCAGCGGAGGAGCGGGAGCTACGACGCTGGCGAGTCCGACGCCGCGTTGGCTTTAGACAAATTCCGTTGGTCTTACCGGCGGACAGGGAGCTCAAGCTCAAACTCGAGCTCGACAGCGGGGAGGAGGGAGCTGGAGGCGAGGCTGAAGGGGATTTCCAGCGGGGAAGGTACGCCGGCGTCGGCGAGTGGACGGCGGGTCGACCCGGTTGTGTTCGTGGAAGAGAGCGAGCCAAAGGAGTGGGTGGCTCAGGTCGAGCCTGGCGTGTTAATTACCTTTGTGTCCTTGCCGCGTGGGGGCAATGATCTTAAGCGGATTAGATTCAG TCGGGACATGTTCAACAAATGGCAAGCTCAAAGGTGGTGGAGCGAAAACTGTGAAAAGGTGATGGAACTGTACAATGTGCAGAGGCTAGATCGCCAAGCTTTCCCTGTTCCTTCAGCTCCAAGATCTGAAGATGATAACAGTTCAAAGATGGAATCCATAGAGGACAGCCCCGTGACACCACCTCTGGGTCGAGAGCGACTACCTCGTACTCTATGTCGACCAACTGGAACTGGAATGGAGTACTCCTCATCAGATTCATTTGACCATCAATCAATGCATTCCCGGTCCAACTATGACTCTTGTGGTGTTGCCTCGACTCCAAAACTCTCTAGCACTAGCGGTGCTAAAACAGAAACGTCATCTATGGATGCCTCCATGAGGACTAGCTCCTCCAGAGACGctggagatatatccatcagcAATGCCAGTGATTTGGAAACCGAATGGGTCGAGCAGGATGAACCCGGTGTGTACATTACCATCAGGGCTCTGGCAGACGGTAGACGAGAACTCAGACGCGTCAGATTCAG CCGCGAGAAGTTCGGGGAGATGCATGCAAGAGTATGGTGGGAAGAGAATAGAGCAAGGATACATAAACAGTACTTGTGA